The Sporosarcina sp. FSL W7-1349 genome includes the window TTCTTATGAATAAGCTTGCCCCTGCATTAGCTGCCGGGAATTGCGTCATTGTCAAGCCGTCAGAACATGCTTCGGTCTCTACTTTGCTTTTTGGTAAACTAGTCGAGCAAGCAGGTTTTCCGCCAGGGGTCATCAATATTGTAACGGGTAATGGTAAAGTAGGTGCTTTGTTAACGAGTTCGGAACGGGTTAACAAGATCAGCTTTACAGGTGGAACATATTCAGGTCGGTTGATCGGTAAAAGTGCAGCGGACCATTTTACTCCTTTGACTTTGGAACTCGGTGGTAAATCTCCTAATATTATTTTTGAGGATGCGGATTTGGAAAAAGCCATTCCAGGCGCGATGGCCGGTATTTTTGCTTCGACTGGACAAACCTGCATTGCTGGATCTCGTTTACTCGTTCACGAATCGATTTACAACGAGGTCGCGGAAAAGTTGGCGGAACGCGTACGTAAAATTAAATTAGGAAATCCGATGGACGAAACGACCGAGATGGGACCAGTTGCCAATGAAAATCAATACCTTTCGATCAGCAAAATGATTGAAGATGTAGAAGCGGAAGGGGCTAAAGTATTAGTAGGTAACGAAGGTGACTTGCCAGAGAATGGATACTTTATACGTCCGATGATTGTCATCAATGTAGAAAACTCCATGAAGATCGCACAAGAAGAAGTGTTTGGCCCGGTCTTAAGCATTATTTCTTTTAAAGATGAAGATGAGGCTGTCCGTATTGCAAATGATTCTAAATACGGTCTTGCATCAGGTATTTGGACGTCCGATTTAGCCCGTGCCCATCGGGTAGCGAAGCAATTGGAAGCTGGAACCGTTTGGGTGAATACGTATCGAACGAGCGCTGTACAAGCTCCATTTGGCGGGGTGAAACAAAGCGGTTATGGCCGTGAACGCGGTTTCCATTCACTCATGGATTATACACGTGTGAAAAATGTCATGATAGATTTGTCAAATGAGACTAGAGATCCATTTTCTATTAATGTATAATTTTCATTTGTAAAAAGGGGTGTTAGCATGAATGCAGAGTATCCAGTTATTTATCCGTTACAGGTGGGTGTCTTAAACATTGAGAAATCCCAATTCGTATATGGTCGGCATTATGGGACTAAAATTGACGCACCGGTTTTAATGTTCGTCATTAAGACTAAAGACCAGAATATTCTCGTTGATACGGGACCATGTGAACCTGAACGGGCTATGAAATATCATGGGTTTCTATTGCAAGATGAAGAGATGCGCCAGGAAAATGCACTACAAAGTATTGGGTTGACTCCTGAGGACATTGACGTGGTGATTTTCACACATTTGCACTGGGATCATTGTTGCCGATGCGATATATATACCAATGCTACGTTCGTCGTGCAAAAAAGAGAGCTCTTGTATGCCATTTGTCCGAACGATGTTCAAAAAGCGCAGTATGAAATTGGAATCAGTGGTATTGAACCGCCATGGATAAAAGTATTACAGAAAATTGAAGTAGTAGAAGGCGACCAATACGATTTTATGGAAAATATCCATCTGATCACTTTGCCTGGACACTCTCCTGGTTTTATGGGAGTCCTTGTCAATACAAGCGAAGGAGATTACTTAATTGCAGGGGATACTATCCCATTGATGGAAAATTGGCATGGAGATGAAAAGCTGAAGCATATTCCAAACGGCCTACATATTGATTTGAATGAATATGAAGAAACGTTTAAGAAAATGGAGAAGTTTTCAGCTGAATTACTGGCAGGACATGATTTTTCAGTATTGAACCAACGGCAATATCCGAATAGATAAGAGGGGGAAACAAAAATGAAGAAATTAATGACAATTCTTATGTTCGCTTGCGTGATGCTAGTTATCTCTGCTTGCGGATCAAAAAATGAAACAGAATCACCAAAAGAGAATACGGGTGGCGGCGAAAAGATTAGAATTTCTATCGGCCATATCAATCCAGAAACCGAAGAAGCACAGTTCCACAAAGGCATTGAGAAATTTATTGAGCTTGTAGATCAAAAGACTGATGGCGCAATAACATTTGAAGTCCATCCAAACGGTGAATTGGGTGGAGAGCGTGAAATGATCGAAGCAACACAACTCGGGACTTTAGATATGGTTGTAGCTTCTACAGGTCCACTTGGAAACTTTGCGAAAAAATCGTTAGCATTGGATTTCCCGTTTTTATTCAAAGATAGAGAGCATGCGTATGAAGTGTTAGATGGAGAAATTGGTGCAGAAATCGATCAACAAATTGAAGAGAATGGTTTTTATAATCTAGCTTGGTGGGAAACAGGCTTCCGTCAGTTGTCAAACAATCAACATCCTATTGCAAAACCGGAAGATTTGAAAGGTCTTAAAATCCGGACAATGGAGAACCCTGTCCATCTTGACGCGTTTAAAGCGTTTGGCGCATCTCCAACACCAATGGCATTTACGGAGTTGTATACAGGATTGGAACAGGGAGTTGTCGATGGACAAGAAAACCCATTAACGGTAATTGTTCCAAATAAATTGTATGAAGTACAAGAGTATTTAACAATATCGAATCATGTATATAGCCCGGGCGTTGTTCTAATCAATAAAGGAAAGTTTGATGGCCTTTCACCTGAAATTCAACAAGCGATCCAAGAAGCTGCCACGGAAGCACGTGATTATGAGCGGAAGTTTGTTTCCGATTTGGAAGAAGAACTTGTCCAAGTTATGAAGGATCAGGGCGTTGCGGTGGAAGAAAACTTCGACTATGATGCGTTTTTCAAAGTAACTCAATCGATTTACCAAAAATATGATGCAGAACACGGTGAGATTTTAAATAAAATCCTAGAATTACAGTAAGCACTTCTTTTTGAAAGGTGCGGCATATATGAAAAAAATACTTAATTTTATTGATGGCATAAATAGAATTTTGTTATTACTATTAGGTGTTTTTTTAAGCATTATGATTGGTGTCCTATCGGTTCAGGTTCTGTCCCGAACCTTGATAGGACACTCGATCCCTTGGTCGGAAGAGCTTGCCCGATTTTTAATGATTTATTTAGTTTTTATCGGTGCGGCTCTTGCCTTAAGAAAACAACAACTAATTGCGATCGAATTTGTGGCGGAAAAAGCAAAATTCAACACTAGAAGATTCCTGAAGATTACATCTAATGTCATCGGTATTGTGTTTTTTGGCGTGATATTCGTCCAGGGACTTGAGGTCATGGCTAGAGTACAAACACAGGTTTCGGCAGCTTTACAATTGCCGATGTCTGTTGTCTACGCAGCGTTGCCAATAGGTGCTGTCCTATTAACGATGAATGCTATAGCAGTGATCATAGAATTAGGGATTGCATCAGAGGACAAAAACATGGAGGTTGAAAAATAATGCTTATCGTTCTTTTCCTATCCATGTTTGCTTTGTTTATATTTGGTGTACCAATCGCTATTTCAATTGGTCTGGCGTCTGTGATTGCTCTTTTGTGGGACGGATCCATTCCGCTTCTTGTGGTGGGACAGCGGCTCATTACTTCCATCGATATGTTCACATTAATGGCCATCCCAACGTTCATATTAGCGGGTACTTTAATGGAGTTCGGTGGAATTTCTAAAAGACTTGTAAATTTCGCTAATGCGCTTACTGGACATATAACAGGAGGATTGGGATTGGTTGCCGTAGTCGCTGCTATGTTTTTTGCGGCGATCTCCGGGTCGAGCGCGGCTTCCGTAGCAGCTATCGGGGGAATCCTAATTCCGGCTATGGTCAATCGTGGATATCATAAAGATTTTTCTGCCGCACTACAAGCGGTTTCAGGTGAGCTTGGAATCATTATCCCACCTAGTATAGCAATGATTCTTTATGGCGTGTCAACGGGTACTTCGATTCGAGATATGTTTATTGCAGGAATCATTCCTGGAATCATGATAGGCGTGACGTTGTTGATCGCAGTTTATGTAATCGCAAAAAAACGTGGGTATCGTGGAGACAATACGATTACATGGGCGGATCGAGTCAAAGCATTTAAAGAAGCGATCTTGCCGTTGACAATGCCTGTCATTATATTGGGCGGTATTTATTCAGGATATTTTACACCGACGGAAGCTGGGGCGGTTGCAGCACTATATGCTTTTATAATTAGTGTATTTGTCTATAAGGAAATTAAGCTAAAAGATACATTTAAGATTTTAGGAAAGTCTGCGATTACTTCTTCCATCATCATGTTTATCATTTCCAGTGCTGGTCTGTTTGCCTGGATTATTAGTAAAGAAGGCTTACCTAGAATGGCTGCTGAATTTTTTATCAGTATTTCAGATTCGCCATTTATCTTCTTGATTTTGGTCAACCTATTCCTACTAGTCGTAGGGATGTTCTTAGAAACAAGTGTTTCGATTATTATTTTGGCTCCTATTTTAGCTCCAGTAGCTGTTCAAATGGGAATTGATCCTGTTCAGTTTGGGATGATTATGATTGTGAACTTGGCAATTGGTATGTGTACACCGCCACTAGGCGTGAATTTGTTTATATCCTGCCAAATTGCCGATATCAGTTTGACCAGAATTACAAAGGCGATCCTGCCACTGTTAGGGTTGATGATACTGAACTTGCTTCTTATCAGCTACATCCCATGGTTATCTACAGGTCTGATCGAACTGCTGGCGAAATAATATAATCTTTTCAGGATAGTCATAGGTCGAATCATACCCCCTCTAAGTAGCAATGAAAAGGGTACAAATATGTATCCCATTTCGCGCTGCTTGGTGGGGGTAACTTTATGCAAGAAGTGTTTGATTCATGCCCGCCTTTATTAAAATGAAGTCTTACCTTTGCCTCCAGGATGCCAGTCATGTTGAATCCATGACTGGTATTTTTGGTTTATACTGTAAGCCCCCCATTAAACAACGCATTGTTTTTCAAAGCTCCCCTTTGAATGCACAAGGCATCAATTAAAGGAGGTATTTTCTCATGCTGCTCAAACCATTGACCATCATCCCCGTACAATCACTCCATCAACAGCAAGTTTTGATAAATATAGTGGAACTAATATAGAAAACTACCTATACGGGCAACTTTGTCATCAGCAGATTGGCGGCAAACCCGCCATTGATTCTTCGGAGAATAAAAGCGATGATTAAACTGCTCATTGGAAGTTTGAATTCCAGTGAGCAGTTTTTTGTGGGATGGTAGACATAAAGGTGTCTACTTATCCATTGTGATGGGAGGCAGTAAAATAAAGGGTAATAAGGGGCTCCAACCTAAAAAAGGAGAAATTCGAATGTAAAGAAATTTTATTCACTTCGTTGCATGGATACTCTTATTTTCTGTCACAATCCTCTCCCACGGACAACTAGCTGTCGCGAATGACTCGGAGTATGAATGGAAGATCAACGATGATGGAATAACGGTAACGATTACAGAGGATAAAGGGAACGCCACAGATGTAGTGATTCCAGATGAATTGGGTGGTAAGACAGTTACGCCTATTGGACATTCGGTATTCTTTAAAAACGACCTAACGAGCGTCACCCTGCCATCCGGGTTGACGAGTATTGGTGATGGTGCATTCTGGAACAACCGACTCACAAGTGTTGCATTGCCATTCGGTGTGAGAAACGGTCAATGCGATTTAAATGCTTCATGAATTTAGTATGGAATTAGCACAGCGCAGACCGAAATCTTCTCCATAGGAATTTCGGGCTGCGTTTATGTCCTAAAAAAATTCTACCCTTTATTTCAAGAAGGGCTTAATTATTTGCACAAGGGACCTATAATTCCGGTCGTTCATTTCCCCTTAGCCCTTGAACGATAAATGTACTGTAGAAAATTGTCGAGTCAGAAAATAGAATAGCTAAAAAAGGACTTTTTTAATGTCATGTCGAATAGTTTTATAGATCGCATTATTTAGTAAATTTAACCATTTAGGAGGGGTGGTATGAATAATAAAAAGTATATCGCATTTGTAGCAGCGTCGGCTTTGCTTATGCCAATTGTGGTTCCAACTCATGGTCATGCAGTAGGGTTTTCTGATACTGTCGGGAATTCGCATGAAAAAGCCATACAAACTTTAGTGGAAATGGGCGTCATCCAAGGATATTCCGACGGCACGTTTCGACCAAATCAAACATTGACCCGTTCGGATATCGTAAAAATGATGGGGAAATGGCTTGTCACCCATGGCTTTCAAGTTCCGTCGGATTACAAGACGAATCTTCGCTTTACAGACTTAACATCATCGTCCAATGATGAACTTTTACAGTATGCAGCACTCTTGAAGGATCTAGGCATTTTCACAGGAACTTTCGACGGTGAATTGAATGCTCAAGATAATATTTCCCGGGAGAATATGGCAATTATCCTAGTTCGCGCTTATGATGCTATCCACAATGCAGACTTCAAAACCTACGTCCGCGAGCAGACCTTTGAAAAAAATGTAGCGGACCTGGAGAGCGCGAAAGTGGAGGCACGGCCATTCATAGATGTTTTGGATTTCTTTGAAATTACGGACCCGTCCATTTCAAACTTCCATCCAAAAGCTACTATTACACGCGGACAATTTGCTTCCTTTATTGCACGGAGTGAAGCTGTGTCGGTAAAAGAAATGACGCCAACCATTGAATTGTTGCAAGTTGCAGGCAATGGTTATTTTGACTTGATGGATGGGGAGGCAGAAAACGCCTCATTCCGGACGCCAAGTGGGATTGCGGTTGCGCCGGATGGCTCTTTGTTCATAGCGGATACCCGTAATCAAGTCATCCGGAAAATCCAAAAGGGGATTGTGAGCACGTTTGCTGGCATCACATTGGAAAGTAATGAATCCGGATTACCGCAAGGCGGGCTTTATGACGGAGGCAAAGACATGGCATTTTTTCAAAATCCTGTAGGAATAGCGATTGATTCGACAGGCAGCATTTTTATCGCGGATTCACGTAACCATGCGATTCGCAAAATTTCTGCTGATGGACAAGTGACAACGGTTGCAGGAAATGGAATTCCTGGAAAGGCGGACGGCATAGGGGAAGAAGCGCGGTTTAATTCCCCGCTGGCGGTAGTTGTGAAAGAGGATGGAACGCTGTACGTTGCGGACACACTGAATCACGTCATACGTAAAATTTCAGTGAGCGGTGAAGTGACGACATTGAATGCCCCTTCTGATCGTGTGGTGGAGATCATTCCAGGGGAAGTCGAATGGGCAGGGGATTTCAGGGACGGACCGCTCGAAAATGCCAAATTCAATGAACCTGCGGGGTTGACGCTTGATGCAAAGGGAAATTTATACGTCAGTGATTCGGGCAATCACGTCATCCGCTATATCGATTTTTCAACGAATACCGTTTCCACCATCGCAGGCCATTTCCAAGCGTATTCTTCTAAAGCAATGTACGCAGAAGGCAATCTTGTAGACGGCTCTGCCGAAGAGGCAGCCTTTCAATTTCCAATTGGATTGGCTATTTCGGAAGAACACGGCGTATTGATAGCGGATAGCGTCAATAAATCGATTCGCGCAATCAAAGACGGACAGGTGCAAACGATTGTGAGTGGTTTCAAAAATCCGGTGGGCATCACGATTGGAACAGACGGCAAAATTTATGTAGTGGATAGCTATGACAATCGAATCTATCAAATCTTAATTAAAGGAGATTTGGAGCAATGAAGACCAAACAGCTAATTATGATTTGCTTGGCAGCCTTTCTTCTATTTGTAGGATGTGGGCAGCCCGTCGAAGCTGCTGAACAACAATCTGCCACTATCGATGAAGTGATTGGAACCGTCTGGGTCAAGAAAGCCGGCGGCCAATTATCGGTGCGGGCTTATCCTGAAATGCAACTTGGGCAAGGTGATATTGTAACAACTGAATCGTTTTCCAGCATTAAATTACGACTCGAAAATACGCAAGATGAACTGACGATTTCCTCAAATGCAAGTCTCCAATTCACCGATTTGCGGACAGAGGGGGGCATCGGAATTACGAGACTCACCGTTTGGTCGGGAACTGTCATGTCAAGTGTCAATCCAAACAGAGATCCGGATGCTATTTTTGAAGTGAATACACCAAGACAGACGATGAGCGCCAAGGGAACCCACTTCACCGTCAGTGTCAATCCAGCCACTGGACTCATAGGCTTGTGGGTTTCAGCAGGCAGCGTCTCGGTTTCTGACGTAATTGACT containing:
- a CDS encoding aldehyde dehydrogenase, whose protein sequence is MEHYQMLINGQWREASTKETLPVINPYDKQQWGTIPQASKEDVEETIDAAQTAFHSVWKHTNGFKRANCMLKLADLIEEHAEELAIHETKDNGKVIRETKKQVPFTARALRFFAGYADKIYGETIPLDNMNLFDYTMREPVGVAVLITAWNSPMQLLMNKLAPALAAGNCVIVKPSEHASVSTLLFGKLVEQAGFPPGVINIVTGNGKVGALLTSSERVNKISFTGGTYSGRLIGKSAADHFTPLTLELGGKSPNIIFEDADLEKAIPGAMAGIFASTGQTCIAGSRLLVHESIYNEVAEKLAERVRKIKLGNPMDETTEMGPVANENQYLSISKMIEDVEAEGAKVLVGNEGDLPENGYFIRPMIVINVENSMKIAQEEVFGPVLSIISFKDEDEAVRIANDSKYGLASGIWTSDLARAHRVAKQLEAGTVWVNTYRTSAVQAPFGGVKQSGYGRERGFHSLMDYTRVKNVMIDLSNETRDPFSINV
- a CDS encoding N-acyl homoserine lactonase family protein, which translates into the protein MNAEYPVIYPLQVGVLNIEKSQFVYGRHYGTKIDAPVLMFVIKTKDQNILVDTGPCEPERAMKYHGFLLQDEEMRQENALQSIGLTPEDIDVVIFTHLHWDHCCRCDIYTNATFVVQKRELLYAICPNDVQKAQYEIGISGIEPPWIKVLQKIEVVEGDQYDFMENIHLITLPGHSPGFMGVLVNTSEGDYLIAGDTIPLMENWHGDEKLKHIPNGLHIDLNEYEETFKKMEKFSAELLAGHDFSVLNQRQYPNR
- a CDS encoding TRAP transporter substrate-binding protein translates to MKKLMTILMFACVMLVISACGSKNETESPKENTGGGEKIRISIGHINPETEEAQFHKGIEKFIELVDQKTDGAITFEVHPNGELGGEREMIEATQLGTLDMVVASTGPLGNFAKKSLALDFPFLFKDREHAYEVLDGEIGAEIDQQIEENGFYNLAWWETGFRQLSNNQHPIAKPEDLKGLKIRTMENPVHLDAFKAFGASPTPMAFTELYTGLEQGVVDGQENPLTVIVPNKLYEVQEYLTISNHVYSPGVVLINKGKFDGLSPEIQQAIQEAATEARDYERKFVSDLEEELVQVMKDQGVAVEENFDYDAFFKVTQSIYQKYDAEHGEILNKILELQ
- a CDS encoding TRAP transporter small permease, which gives rise to MKKILNFIDGINRILLLLLGVFLSIMIGVLSVQVLSRTLIGHSIPWSEELARFLMIYLVFIGAALALRKQQLIAIEFVAEKAKFNTRRFLKITSNVIGIVFFGVIFVQGLEVMARVQTQVSAALQLPMSVVYAALPIGAVLLTMNAIAVIIELGIASEDKNMEVEK
- a CDS encoding TRAP transporter large permease, with product MLIVLFLSMFALFIFGVPIAISIGLASVIALLWDGSIPLLVVGQRLITSIDMFTLMAIPTFILAGTLMEFGGISKRLVNFANALTGHITGGLGLVAVVAAMFFAAISGSSAASVAAIGGILIPAMVNRGYHKDFSAALQAVSGELGIIIPPSIAMILYGVSTGTSIRDMFIAGIIPGIMIGVTLLIAVYVIAKKRGYRGDNTITWADRVKAFKEAILPLTMPVIILGGIYSGYFTPTEAGAVAALYAFIISVFVYKEIKLKDTFKILGKSAITSSIIMFIISSAGLFAWIISKEGLPRMAAEFFISISDSPFIFLILVNLFLLVVGMFLETSVSIIILAPILAPVAVQMGIDPVQFGMIMIVNLAIGMCTPPLGVNLFISCQIADISLTRITKAILPLLGLMILNLLLISYIPWLSTGLIELLAK
- a CDS encoding leucine-rich repeat protein, which produces MIPDELGGKTVTPIGHSVFFKNDLTSVTLPSGLTSIGDGAFWNNRLTSVALPFGVRNGQCDLNAS
- a CDS encoding S-layer homology domain-containing protein codes for the protein MNNKKYIAFVAASALLMPIVVPTHGHAVGFSDTVGNSHEKAIQTLVEMGVIQGYSDGTFRPNQTLTRSDIVKMMGKWLVTHGFQVPSDYKTNLRFTDLTSSSNDELLQYAALLKDLGIFTGTFDGELNAQDNISRENMAIILVRAYDAIHNADFKTYVREQTFEKNVADLESAKVEARPFIDVLDFFEITDPSISNFHPKATITRGQFASFIARSEAVSVKEMTPTIELLQVAGNGYFDLMDGEAENASFRTPSGIAVAPDGSLFIADTRNQVIRKIQKGIVSTFAGITLESNESGLPQGGLYDGGKDMAFFQNPVGIAIDSTGSIFIADSRNHAIRKISADGQVTTVAGNGIPGKADGIGEEARFNSPLAVVVKEDGTLYVADTLNHVIRKISVSGEVTTLNAPSDRVVEIIPGEVEWAGDFRDGPLENAKFNEPAGLTLDAKGNLYVSDSGNHVIRYIDFSTNTVSTIAGHFQAYSSKAMYAEGNLVDGSAEEAAFQFPIGLAISEEHGVLIADSVNKSIRAIKDGQVQTIVSGFKNPVGITIGTDGKIYVVDSYDNRIYQILIKGDLEQ